In Devosia litorisediminis, one genomic interval encodes:
- a CDS encoding ExbD/TolR family protein: MGMALGSKARRSRGRAPISDINITPMVDVMLVLLIVFMVAAPLMTTGVPIDLPQSKAQAMPLQSKPITITVESAGALSIDGEPVTFDALVTTIAGLAGDGTDERLYVRGDTNTAYGTIMEVMGELAGAGYARIGLVTAPQRTP; encoded by the coding sequence ATGGGCATGGCACTGGGCAGCAAGGCCAGGCGCAGTCGGGGCCGGGCACCGATCAGCGACATCAACATCACCCCCATGGTCGATGTGATGCTGGTACTGCTGATTGTCTTTATGGTCGCCGCGCCCCTGATGACCACCGGCGTGCCAATTGATTTGCCGCAGAGCAAGGCGCAGGCAATGCCCTTGCAGTCAAAGCCCATCACCATCACCGTCGAGTCCGCCGGCGCACTGTCCATCGACGGTGAGCCCGTTACGTTCGATGCGCTGGTCACCACCATTGCCGGGCTCGCTGGCGACGGCACCGATGAACGGCTCTATGTGCGCGGCGACACCAACACGGCCTATGGCACCATCATGGAAGTGATGGGCGAACTGGCCGGTGCCGGCTACGCCCGCATCGGTCTGGTAACAGCACCCCAGAGGACGCCCTAG
- the tolQ gene encoding protein TolQ: MTAAPAHDFSMFALFMQADWVVKSVMIGLLIASIYVWAIIANRLAAYRAARRDMAAFDRAFAGAPSLAALRADYAGADPAGLSAVFLAAMEEWDKSHAAQAATTMGLQSRLEIALDLAVSEQSAQLEKRLGFLATIGSAGPFVGLFGTVWGIMNAFTAIAAAENTSLAVVAPGIAEALLATALGLLAAIPAVVAYNKLSADSGKLIARLEGFADRLVALMSRQLDAGKAL, encoded by the coding sequence ATGACTGCTGCCCCCGCCCATGATTTTTCCATGTTCGCCCTGTTCATGCAGGCTGACTGGGTCGTCAAATCGGTGATGATCGGCCTGCTCATTGCCTCGATCTATGTCTGGGCCATCATCGCCAACCGTCTGGCGGCCTACCGTGCCGCCCGGCGCGACATGGCAGCCTTCGATCGGGCATTTGCGGGCGCGCCATCGCTGGCGGCCCTGCGGGCAGATTATGCCGGTGCCGATCCGGCCGGGCTCTCCGCGGTGTTTCTGGCGGCCATGGAGGAATGGGACAAGAGCCACGCCGCTCAGGCGGCCACCACCATGGGGCTGCAAAGTCGCCTCGAAATCGCCCTGGACCTAGCGGTCAGCGAACAGAGCGCCCAGCTCGAAAAGCGCCTTGGCTTCCTTGCTACCATTGGCAGCGCCGGGCCTTTTGTCGGGCTGTTCGGCACGGTCTGGGGCATCATGAATGCTTTCACCGCCATTGCCGCAGCCGAAAACACCAGCCTGGCGGTCGTCGCGCCCGGCATTGCCGAAGCGTTGCTGGCAACGGCGCTGGGGCTGTTGGCGGCTATTCCCGCCGTTGTCGCCTACAACAAGCTCAGCGCCGATTCCGGTAAGTTGATTGCCCGGCTAGAAGGCTTTGCGGATCGTCTTGTCGCGCTGATGTCGCGGCAGCTGGACGCCGGAAAGGCGCTCTGA
- a CDS encoding heme ABC transporter ATP-binding protein, protein MISVNKISVDIGPRRILEDVSFTARPGQLTVVIGPNGSGKSTLVKALCRDHAYGGSITINGRDMACMSLATAATLRAVLPQSSNLPFPYTVREVVAMGLTAGRPGIALPGLRHLPDDALQRVDLAGFGGRFYGELSGGEQQRVQLARVICQVWKPVLDGEPRYLFLDEPVSSLDIKHQLMIMDVARQFANAGGGVIAILHDLNLAAMYADKIVALRDGRVAGMGDPAAVLRDDLIAAVFDCPMRVGALPPHAAPFVLPQSVQRAGEQTLSSKVA, encoded by the coding sequence ATGATTTCCGTCAACAAGATTTCTGTCGATATCGGCCCCCGGCGCATCCTCGAGGATGTCAGCTTCACCGCACGGCCCGGCCAGCTCACGGTGGTGATCGGCCCCAATGGGTCGGGAAAATCCACCCTGGTCAAGGCGCTGTGCCGCGATCACGCCTATGGTGGCTCGATCACGATCAATGGCCGTGACATGGCCTGCATGTCGCTGGCCACCGCAGCCACCCTGCGCGCGGTGCTGCCGCAATCGAGCAATCTGCCGTTCCCCTACACCGTGCGCGAAGTGGTCGCCATGGGGCTGACGGCAGGTCGCCCCGGCATCGCCTTGCCCGGCCTGCGCCATCTGCCCGATGATGCCTTGCAGCGCGTTGATCTCGCCGGCTTTGGCGGCCGCTTCTATGGCGAGCTTTCTGGCGGCGAACAGCAGCGCGTGCAACTGGCGCGGGTCATCTGCCAGGTCTGGAAACCCGTGCTCGACGGCGAGCCGCGCTACCTGTTTCTCGATGAGCCGGTCTCGAGCCTGGATATCAAGCACCAGCTGATGATCATGGATGTGGCACGCCAGTTCGCCAATGCCGGCGGCGGCGTCATTGCTATCCTGCACGATCTCAATTTGGCGGCCATGTATGCCGACAAGATCGTGGCGCTGCGTGATGGCCGGGTGGCGGGGATGGGCGACCCCGCCGCGGTGCTGCGTGACGATCTGATCGCCGCGGTATTCGATTGTCCCATGCGGGTCGGTGCGCTGCCCCCACACGCTGCCCCCTTCGTTTTGCCGCAGTCCGTGCAGCGCGCGGGCGAGCAGACTCTTTCCAGCAAGGTTGCCTGA
- a CDS encoding FecCD family ABC transporter permease, translating into MAIVSFAQVAAHAPAGDRSSLGRITVLALIGLLLVAMVISMTTGASGASTLNVIGAWFGQVPDSQTQAVRDYAVIYNIRLPRMLLGMLIGAALAVSGLLMQGLFRNPLADPGLVGVSAGAGLGAVSIIVLGTTALAPLTAFLGIYTLQLASFVGGLVTTFILYRVATRSGQTAIATMLLAGIALGALAGAVTGVMVYIATDSQLRDLTFWGLGSLSGANWTKIMASGPIIIAALAVSAFLAKGLNALTLGEATAGHLGIPVQRFKRVVVVTVAAATGASVAVSGGIGFVGIVVPHLLRLVIGPDHRYLLPATALLGASFLLLADAVSRVIVAPAELPIGIVTAAVGGPFFLWILLRKRAAFAW; encoded by the coding sequence GTGGCAATAGTGTCTTTTGCGCAGGTTGCGGCGCATGCGCCCGCGGGTGATCGCAGCAGTCTGGGCCGCATCACGGTTCTGGCGCTGATCGGGCTCTTGCTGGTCGCCATGGTCATTTCCATGACCACGGGCGCCTCCGGGGCCTCCACCCTGAACGTCATCGGCGCCTGGTTCGGCCAGGTGCCCGACAGCCAGACCCAGGCCGTGCGCGACTATGCGGTGATCTACAATATCCGCCTGCCGCGCATGTTGCTCGGCATGCTGATCGGCGCCGCACTGGCGGTATCCGGCCTGCTCATGCAGGGTCTGTTCCGCAACCCGCTCGCCGATCCCGGACTGGTCGGCGTGTCGGCCGGGGCAGGGCTCGGTGCTGTCAGCATTATTGTGCTGGGCACCACCGCCCTGGCGCCGCTGACCGCATTTCTGGGCATCTATACCCTGCAACTGGCGTCATTTGTCGGTGGCCTTGTCACCACCTTCATCCTCTATCGCGTGGCCACGCGCAGCGGGCAGACCGCCATTGCCACCATGCTGCTGGCCGGTATCGCCCTTGGCGCGCTGGCTGGCGCGGTGACGGGGGTGATGGTCTACATCGCCACCGACAGCCAGCTGCGCGACCTCACCTTCTGGGGTCTCGGTTCGCTCTCGGGTGCCAACTGGACCAAGATCATGGCCTCTGGCCCGATCATCATTGCCGCGCTCGCGGTTTCTGCTTTCCTCGCCAAGGGCCTCAATGCCCTGACGCTGGGCGAGGCGACAGCGGGCCATCTCGGCATTCCGGTCCAGCGTTTCAAGCGGGTTGTGGTGGTGACGGTTGCCGCCGCCACCGGCGCTTCTGTCGCGGTCAGCGGTGGCATCGGCTTTGTCGGCATCGTCGTGCCGCATCTGCTGCGCCTCGTGATCGGGCCCGACCACCGCTATCTGCTGCCCGCCACCGCGCTGCTGGGTGCTTCGTTCCTGTTGCTGGCCGATGCGGTCAGTCGCGTCATCGTGGCCCCGGCCGAGTTGCCCATCGGCATCGTCACCGCGGCCGTCGGTGGCCCGTTCTTCCTGTGGATCCTGCTGCGCAAACGCGCCGCCTTTGCCTGGTGA
- a CDS encoding heme/hemin ABC transporter substrate-binding protein, with the protein MTLSFRHTGIIAATLATLVLPTAAQDLHAFQDSSRLVSIGGSLTEIIYALGEEDRLVARDQTALYPAAAAALPDVGYMRRLAPEGVLSVGPTALLVVEGSGPPEALEVLVDAGVEYQTVPESFSAEGILTKVRAVGQALDVTDKAEALASELDAALKAVQARTADLTDRKRVLFVLSVEGGKIQASGTDTAANGIIELAGALNAITEYPGYKALTEEAIIAAAPDVILMMERGEDHSAIDADLFGNPAIALTPAGRDHAIIRLEGSYLLGFGPRAPQAVTDLVDALYGE; encoded by the coding sequence ATGACCTTGTCTTTCCGCCATACCGGCATCATTGCTGCCACTCTCGCCACGCTCGTGCTGCCCACAGCCGCCCAGGATCTGCACGCGTTTCAAGACAGCTCCCGGCTGGTTTCCATTGGCGGCTCGCTGACCGAAATCATCTACGCGCTGGGTGAAGAGGATCGTCTGGTCGCCCGCGATCAGACCGCGCTTTATCCTGCCGCCGCCGCCGCACTCCCCGATGTCGGCTACATGCGACGCCTGGCGCCCGAGGGCGTGCTGTCGGTTGGCCCCACCGCCTTGCTGGTGGTTGAAGGCAGTGGCCCGCCCGAGGCGCTCGAAGTGCTGGTCGATGCCGGGGTTGAATACCAGACAGTGCCAGAGAGCTTCAGCGCCGAAGGAATCCTGACCAAGGTGCGTGCCGTGGGGCAGGCCCTTGATGTTACCGACAAGGCGGAGGCACTCGCCAGCGAACTGGACGCAGCGCTCAAGGCCGTTCAGGCCCGTACCGCCGATCTGACCGACCGCAAGCGCGTGCTGTTCGTGCTCTCGGTCGAAGGGGGCAAGATCCAGGCCTCGGGTACCGATACCGCCGCCAATGGCATTATCGAGCTGGCCGGGGCCCTCAACGCCATCACCGAATATCCCGGCTACAAGGCGCTGACCGAAGAGGCGATCATCGCCGCGGCGCCCGACGTCATCCTGATGATGGAGCGCGGCGAAGACCATAGCGCCATTGATGCCGATCTGTTCGGCAATCCGGCCATCGCCCTGACGCCCGCCGGGCGCGATCATGCCATCATCCGGCTTGAAGGCTCCTATCTGCTGGGCTTTGGTCCCCGCGCGCCGCAGGCCGTTACCGATCTCGTCGACGCGCTCTACGGCGAGTAG
- a CDS encoding hemin-degrading factor: protein MTMTQLPAVKSPAQIRELRARHPEMRERDFARIHAISEAELVAAQVGTTAIRLRPDVDTLLNGLQACGEVMALTRNESAVHEKIGPVEKVVIGARASMVLGEQIDLRVFPSRWAFGFAVEKAGEAGAVRRSLQFFDPQGMAIHKVHARPDTNTDAWNELIDKLRHAEQDDAISLAAPQTPEPKGEPGSLAELRERWSAMTDTHQFFGLLQALNLPRLDALEMVGDDYAFQLDHASVASMFDASVAAELPIMAFVGNPGCIQIHSGPVKTIKTMGPWLNVMDDTFHLHLRLDQIASVWAVRKPTSDGHVSSVEVYDADRELIIQFFGKRQEGHDERAGWRAIVEALPLFDQSNAA, encoded by the coding sequence ATGACAATGACCCAACTGCCTGCCGTCAAATCCCCAGCGCAAATTCGTGAGCTGCGTGCCCGACATCCTGAGATGCGCGAGCGTGATTTCGCCCGCATTCACGCCATTTCCGAGGCCGAACTGGTGGCAGCCCAGGTGGGCACCACTGCCATTCGCCTGCGCCCGGATGTCGATACTTTGCTCAACGGGCTGCAGGCCTGTGGCGAGGTCATGGCCTTGACCCGCAACGAAAGCGCCGTGCACGAAAAGATCGGGCCCGTCGAAAAAGTGGTGATCGGCGCGCGCGCGTCCATGGTTCTCGGTGAGCAGATCGACCTGCGTGTCTTCCCGTCGCGCTGGGCCTTCGGATTTGCGGTCGAAAAGGCAGGCGAGGCGGGCGCAGTGCGGCGCTCACTGCAGTTCTTTGACCCCCAGGGCATGGCCATCCACAAGGTGCATGCGCGCCCCGACACCAATACGGATGCCTGGAACGAACTGATCGACAAGCTGCGCCATGCCGAGCAGGACGATGCGATCTCGCTGGCAGCCCCCCAGACGCCTGAGCCCAAGGGCGAGCCGGGCAGCCTCGCCGAGCTGCGCGAGCGGTGGTCGGCCATGACTGATACCCATCAGTTCTTCGGCCTGCTTCAGGCGCTCAACCTGCCGCGTCTCGATGCGCTCGAAATGGTGGGGGATGACTACGCCTTCCAGCTCGACCATGCTTCTGTGGCATCCATGTTTGACGCTTCGGTCGCTGCAGAATTGCCCATCATGGCTTTTGTCGGCAATCCCGGCTGCATCCAGATCCACTCAGGCCCGGTCAAGACCATCAAGACCATGGGCCCCTGGCTCAACGTGATGGACGACACCTTCCATCTGCACCTGCGCCTCGACCAGATTGCCTCGGTCTGGGCCGTGCGCAAGCCCACCTCGGATGGTCACGTGAGCTCGGTGGAAGTTTATGACGCCGACCGCGAACTCATCATTCAGTTCTTCGGCAAACGCCAGGAGGGTCACGATGAACGGGCTGGCTGGCGCGCCATCGTAGAAGCCCTGCCGCTTTTTGATCAATCCAACGCTGCGTGA
- the hemP gene encoding hemin uptake protein HemP — translation MTTRTAQPLRAEPAESEGQGHRIFTTAELFGGDDEIVVLHNGAPYRLRITRQDKLILTK, via the coding sequence GTGACGACAAGAACCGCCCAGCCACTCCGTGCCGAACCCGCCGAATCTGAAGGGCAGGGGCACCGCATTTTCACGACCGCCGAGTTGTTTGGCGGCGATGACGAGATCGTCGTGCTGCACAACGGCGCGCCCTATCGCCTGCGGATCACCCGCCAGGACAAACTCATTCTGACCAAATAG